TTGTACAGTTGGCCCTTCACGACCCAACACCATGCCTGCGCCTAAAGTACCTAAGCCACCTAAGAACTTAACAGGGATGACACGCCACCAGCGCATAGGACGTATTCCATCCATTGCACCTTCGATTTCTTGAATGCCTGAGCCGGAAGCTTCAGGCGCGAAACGGTGAACTAAGTAATAACCCACAGCAGCGAGTAGGGCACTTACCGCAAACGCTATTAACCATAAAGGAACAGCATGGCTGATTTTATCTCGAAGCCATGATGTGCGAGTATCAGAGACAAAGTGGACACCTAGTTGAAAAAGTGTACCGATAAGTCCAGTAAGAATACCGACAATAAGTGACATGATCATCACTGATATTGGTGTTTTTTCCTTTGAAGAGAGAAACTGGTTAACCGCATCTTTGGGTACGCGTGCGAGTAACGATTTCATGAACTTCTCTCTTCTTGTCATTGGGATATGGGCCTTATGGTGGAGTATTGAATTTGATGGCGCCATTATACTCGCGAAACGTTGATCTGACAGAGATAAAGTTGAAAATTTGATTTTCAAATTTGACATGAATTCATTTCGTTATTGGTAAAGGCTAGGTATATACAGGCTTCAAACACCGTACATTTTATGTGCCATTTTGCCGACTTGTTAATGGCGGAGTTAATATGTATATGTTTGGTGAATAACTTGAGTTTTGCTATCTTTGGTCCATATTTAAAGAGTAGGGAATATCAGAGCCGACTTGGACGGAGGAAATAGCGTCTCCCTACTTACAATTAGGATGATTTTATATAGAAAGTTATATCCTCGTATTTTGTTCAGCATATAAAAGCTGATTCGCAAACTCACGATTGAGCAACGAGGTAGAAGGCGCGCCCAGTTGGTGCGCCTTTTGTCATTTTTTAGCCGTTCAACAAACAGTATAAGACAAGAAGATTGAGCTTAAACTCGTAAGCCAGTATCTTGTGCAGAATTAGTCAATTGGCAACACTTAAGGTCTTTACAATGTCAAATCGAGTTCCAACCACTATAGTTACAGGCTTTCTAGGGTCAGGTAAAACGACAGCGATACTAAATATGCTAAAGCAGAAGCCTGAAAACGAAAACTGGGCTGTACTGGTAAATGAATTTGGTGAAATAGGGATCGACGGTGCGTTGATGTCAGAGCAAGGCGCTTTAATTAAAGAAGTTCCAGGTGGATGCATGTGCTGTACTGCGGGAGTGCCTATGTCTGTAGGTATTAACGCTTTATTAAGGACTAAGCCTGACCGCTTGCTTATTGAACCAACGGGATTGGGACATCCAAAACAAGTAATGGCCGTGCTTACTTCAGAACAATACCAACCGTATGTAGATCTCAAGGCAACCATTGCGTTAGTTGACCCTAGAAATTTTTCGAACGAGAAATATACATCAAACCAAAACTTTAACGACCAGCTTGAAGTTAGTGAAGTGATTATTGGCAACAAGGTGGACCAATGTTCAAGCCAAGATATTGATGCATTCAACGATTGGGTAACGAATCAGAATCCCGCGAAGGTATTTCATAAGTTGGTGAAGTTTGGTGATATTCCATTAGAAGTTTTCGACATAGAAAGAGTGCATGTAGACATGCAGAGTAAGAGCAATGCACATTTCAGCGAGCACGCTGAATCAGAACCGCAATTTGAGCTATCACCCAACCAAAGCTACGCCAGAAAAGAAAACAAAGGGCAAAAGTACTTCAGCTGTGGTTGGTTAATCGGCGCGGAATATAAGTTCGACTTTGACCAACTTATGTCTATGCTAAATGCAATTAGTGCAGAGCGAATTAAAGCAGTGCTGAATACCAATCAAGGCTGCTATGCATTTAACCTAGTCAACGGTGTTCTTTCTGTGAATGAAATGAGCTTAGAAAATTTTGAATCTCGCATTGAGGTAATAGACTCTCAGCTTTTACCGTGGGATGAACTTGAAGCGGTATTGCTGAAACTCTGTGGCATTTCATCATAGTCGCTGAAACAGAAAAAAGCCCTTTACTGAGTAAAGGGCTTCGATTGTATGTGGTTCAGCTTTACTTACTTAATACTGGCTATAAATGCTGGTATTTCCTTCTCTATCAAAAGCAATCACCGCGAACCCTTTGTAGTCCTGCCCGGGAGCTGCCATACCAGGTGAGTGCTGAGGCATTCCGGGTGCGGCTAGGCCAACGATATTAGTTGGCTTTTCTGACAAGAGTCGAGCAATGTCAGACTCAGGTACGTGCCCTTCAATCATATAGCCTTCAATCACTGCTGTGTGGCATGACATAAGCTTAGTCGGCATACCAAACTGCTGTTTCACTTGTTGCCAATGTTGGGTGGGTTGAATATCAACGGTATAACCTTTTTGCTGCATAATTTCTGCCCATTCAGTGCAACACCCACACGTAGGAGATTTGTATAGCTCTACCAGTGGGTTAGCTAAAAGTGAAAAGCTTGAAAGAGCAAAAATTGTCGTAATCAGTTTAATTGTCCATTTCATAATATGTATCCTGTTTGAACGGCATTTAGCATAAATTGCTATGTATAAAGCAACGTTTACTAAATACGGGTAGAAATTTAAAAATATAAATGTTTGGCGTGATTAGTGTTCAAACAATAGGAGGGCGATAAGGTATGAAGGCGGGAAAATACGGTCTCGCATTGCTTTCTTGGCCAATGAGCAGTAAGCGGCTCTGCTGATTGTGAAGCCTGAGTGATTGGCTCGAAATATAAAGATTGGCGACACTAACAAAGGAACAGCATGAAAGCTCTATTTGATCGTGAAAGCTCTGGCAACAGTCTTCTGTATGTGCTCCTGACGTATTGTCTAAGTGGTGCAGAGGTGAGTGATGACTAGAAGTTTGTAGTTGTACTGAAAAAGTCGAGCTGGAGTTGATACTTGCAGCAAACAGAAAAATCATAGCGAATAAAGCTATGATTACCCATCTATTATGCAATTCCATTTGCTGCAAATTATCACCAATACTTCGTTGGAAATGTCCTCACTAGATAGTTTAGTGAGTTAGATATAAATTGTCTTAGAGAAATATCGAATGATCGACATCCTCTAACAAAGAATACTTTCTAACGCTTGTTTTTTAAATACCTTTTTCTGCGCTCTTCTTTTTTCTTGGCTTTTTCTTCTGCCTTTCTGGCGGCTTCCAGTTCTACTTCCACGAGCTCTTTCGTGATCATATCGGGCAGTTCGAGAGTAAGTTGCCCTAGAGTTCCGGAACGTAGCTCATGTAATAGGATCTCTGATGCTTTGTGTAAATCTACTCGGCCACCAGCACGGAGCGCGCCACGTTTGGCACCAATAGCCTCCATGAGCTCGACATCACTATCTGGCAGTTCTTCAAGTTGATAGCGTTCAGATAATTTTTCAGGATATTGTTTGGCAAGATACTCAACGGTATAGAATGCTACTTCGTCATATTCCATGGCGGTGTCTTTAACTGCCCCTGTCGCTGCCAGACGGAAACCACTGTGCGGGTTTTCTACTTTCGGCCACAGAATTCCGGGAGTATCAGAAAGGACGATACCATTTTGCAGATTGATACGTTGCTGCCGGCGAGTGACAGCGGGTTGGTTCCCTGTTACTGCAATGGTGCGGCCTGCCAATACATTTATTATGGTCGATTTACCGACGTTAGGTATGCCCATAATCATTGTGCGTATGTTTTTACCAATTTCTTCACGATGTGGCGCCAGCTTTCGGCACAATTCAGTGATTTGCTGGACTTCATTTGGATTGTTGGTGGTGATAGCAATGGCTTTTACACCTTTCTCTTGCTCTAAATGTTCAATCCACAACTTGGTGATCTCAGGGTCTGCTAAATCACGCTTATTCAATACTTTTACGCAAGGCTTATCGTTACGAAGATGAGAAATAAGAGGGTTTTCACTGCTAAATGGTATCCGTGCGTCGAGCACTTCAATAATAACATCTACTTGAGGAATGACTTCTTCTATCTCTTTTCGAGCCTTGTGCATATGGCCCGGAAACCATTGAATTGTGTTGTTAACCATTTGAAAAATTGCTCTTATGTTTTATGGTGTTGCTGGTGGGGTATCAGGTTGGGTGCCCAATCCATTTAGTCGAATTGTAAGGTATATCTACCTAGCTAAGGTCGAACTTGAATAGCACACTAGCGATCTTTGGCTAATTATAACATCTAATTATTCAGGCTGGTATGAGTGCATTCTTAGCAGACCAGCTTAGCGTTTATGCTGATATTCACGACCCGAATTATCTCGCTATTACAGTATCTATTTTCTCTCTATCATATTATTTCTTAATCTCTAACTGGAAAGGCCGATGCTAGATGTCATCGGCTTTTCTATTAGCGACGCTTAGATTCGCGCTTCTGCAATTCGAATTCAAACTCATCGGGATAGAGGACAATCCCTTCACCTTGCTGATCAGGGAACACGATGACCGAAAGTTCATCTTCTTCTAGCCCTAAAGTCCAGCGACTTTTCCATTTTGCTACCGAAATGGGTTCAGCTTTAAATCCTTCCCATTCATCCGTTGCCCATTGCTCTGCGTGCTCTTTCGTTGGCCAAACAGGGACACAATCATCTTCATCCGCGGTTAGCAGCACGCTGCCGTGTTCATCGACCAATAGCCATATCGTTTGTTCAAGCGCTACGGTTTTGAAAAGTTGATTCATTCTTTCGGTTGGATCTTTTGGCAGTTTGTCTAAAGCTGTATTCGCAGTCATTAAGAGCCTTTTATGATAGCTGACGGTTCGTAAAGTGGACCTATTATATACCTAAGTGATCTCAAGATGCATTATTCAGTGTTTTCAATTTGAGGAAAGCTGCCGTAGGAAGGGGGCCACTTTCTAGGTGGTTTGACGTAAAAGTGGAAGCTCTATTTCGTTGAAACAAGCATAGCATCGAATGATTCAGGCTGATATTGGGTTATGTTTAGGTAAAGTGAGTAGATGAGTACATTTATCGTAGGACGTAGGATATTAAAAGCTCAATATTTTGTATGGTGAAATGGATCTGAAACTATGCTGTTTGTCGCTTCAGATCCATTTAAGCTCATTTCCTACTCAGTTAGAGTGCCCTCAATCAACTTAGTTCGCTCATTTGCGGAACGATTACTGATCTCGTGCATGATGAATGTATTTTTGTCACGAGTCCAAGCTTGACCTGACTGAGCATCATAGTGGTGCGGTAGCTCAATTTCCTTTGGGGCATATGCTTCAATGCCAAATTCTTTTGAAGTATCTATTGCTCTTAGTGAGTGCTCATAGAAGGCGACAACAATAGTTTTACCTAAGTCTCCACCTGACAACTTAACTGCTTCTTCAGCAACACCAATAGTACTGAGGTAAGTAACAGAACCGTCGCTATTAACAACAGGGTTAATATAAAACAGCTTGTCTGAAGGAATACGTTTGCCGATTGCTGTCGCAATTTCCCACTGCGCGTAAACGGGTTTTCCGGTTTGTTTATATATTTCGACAACCGTATTGGCCAACTCTTGATTCATTGGACCCGGGGTTTGATTCCCATTTGGAAGAACGCGATTTCCAAAAGAATAGGCAAGTATGCTGTCTGCTTGATTTACAGATAGCTCTTTGCCTTTCCAAGTTAACAATTGATTAAGAATAAACTTAGCGGCGTATTCTGCCGCGGGCTTGTCTTCGAGTTGCACAGTTAGTTTTTCGACCAAGCCTTGTTCAAGCTGAGTGTCGGTCATGGCAAATGACGGTGCTATGTACAATATTGACAAAAGGGGCACTAAAATTAATTTTTTCATTTAACTGTCTCGTTATCTGTTTTCAAACTGGAGGATTGTCCTGTACTGGTTAAGCCATCGCTAGCAACTCCGTTTGTGTTGCTAGCGATAGCATGAACCGCTTTTACGTTCGATTATTAGTTACAAGGTACATTCACGTTGATTTTGGCGCTTGCAGCCTTCTCGTCAAAACCTCCCGCATGAATGGTTACAGGAATAACGCCACAACGTTTTGGTGAAAAGTTGAGTCGTTCTTTGAGTGCTCCAAATGCTTGGATACGTGGGATTATCCGCGTGGCAATCAATTCGTTTTGACCACGTTCATCTTCTGTTGTCAAATATAGTTTCAACCCATCGACTTGCGACGTAGTATCCATTTGAGCAAATAGGTCTACACCTTGCTCGGTAAGCTGATAGCTTATATCTGATAGAGAAATATTTTCTTCCGGCGCTTCTATATCAGTCGTCCTAAGTATACCCATACCTGTTGTGTTGACGTTTTTGGGGAGCACGGTAAATCGCTGGGGATACATGCCAACGTTGTTCGTAAAACTATACTTACGTTCTGGTACTTCGGGATTGCGCTCTGTTATAATATTTGAATTATATTCAAGAGCGACATCAGCAATATCTTCATAGGTCCATCCTATTGAGCCCTCAAGACCTTTTCCAACCATTTCTGAAATTTTGTTACCCTTGTCATCTTGAGCCCAAGCAACTACCCAGAAATAAAAACTTTGACCTGCAAATTTGTCCGTATCCCATGTTACCGAAGCAGTTGTCCAGTTACGTTGGTTTTCATCCATATGATCAGCACCCATAAGGCGGCCAACGACGGATTCACCAATCAATATTGCTGATTGGGGTACAAGAGCCATTGTCTCTTCATCATAGTTTTGTCGATAAAAACGAACATGTACTTTGCTCCCTTCAGGCATATCTTTTAAGCTGTAGTTATAGACACGAGTTGTTAATTTCATCTTCTCACCGGCAGTAGCCTGATAGCGAGTTTCATTGCTACCTAGAGGAGTAATAAAGAAACCTCTCATGTTATAGAAGTTGCTACTATATTGTGTATGCCCACCTTGAGGAACGGGATAGGGTATTACACAGTTACCAGTCTTCGCTCCCCCTACGCAATTTATAGCAGTGTCATCTGTGTTCCCATCAATGGCTGTGTATGGTACATCTGAAGACCACCGGGTTGGGTTATTTAATGATATATCAATGTATGTTCTATAGTCATTCTTGAGGTTCCACCACCCACCTTTCAGATCGACCAAATATCCTAGTTTTAGGTAACCCATAGCGATTGATTTGGGGTCTGCTCTTTCAGCAGCTTCACGAACGGTCTCGGGTGTCAATTTGCCATTTAAGTCTCCGGTTTCTACTTTGTCGCCATAGATGACGGGGGTAACATTATATGAATATTGGTTGGGGTTTTTAAAGTTTGCCTTTCGGTCAATTGACACATTCATCTCTTGATCGAAAGTCTGGATACTGGTGGCAGTATCATTGGAACTATAGGAGCCATCATAGTCTATATTTAGTGTATTCTTTGATGAAAGTCCGGTTAATTTTTCAAACTTTTTGCTACTCCCATAACTAGCTTCAAAGCCAAGGTTCCAAGTCCCAGTATTTACTAATGTCGTTTTATCGCTGTCCGAAGTAGCATTGTTCCAGATCATCGTCCACGAGCCTTCTTCTTGGTTTGTGCTAAACGCAACGTTTGCGGGAGTCAGCAGAGCAATACTTGCTCCATAGTCATGTTCCAATTGATCTATTGTGGCCGGATAAGAGAGAATGCTTCCAGGCTCGTGCACTGGTTGGTACCAAGGAATAACACTGCCATCTGTATACAGTTTTTCAATCTCTGTCGGTATTGTTAGCTGAAGATAACGTTGCCCCTTTTCACTGTCTGAACAGGTTTCTTGACCATTGGTACAAACAGTTTCACCGATCACAGGGTAAAGGTAATAGTCTGTATAGGATGTTGATATGCCAATTTTATCGTGACCTCCAGCACTTTCATTAATCTTACGTGTAATAGCACTGTTGCTTGTGCTCGTGATACTATCTAGGTTTTGATTGGTATAGCTCCCACCGAGCGATAACTTCATGTCCGCAGCTGCCACTAACCCATTGTATCCGCCTTCAAATGTGAGCTGAGTTGCTACAGTGTTGGTTAAACTGGTGGTGGCTTGTTCGATAAACGTAGAAGTTTCTTTATTTTCAATATAAATTCCTGCTTTATAAGCTTCTCCACTCATGCCTCTTGTGAAGCTCAAGTTTAATAAGTCAGGTTTACCATTATAGATACCGCTGTAAGAATAAGGTGTTGTATAATCGACGTGCGCTGGTGGGGCACCGACTATGATATATGGTTTATCCCTGCTTTCTGTTCGATAATGTAACGGGCTGCCAAGAGTTACCGAAAGCCCCTGTAAATCAGCTGAATAGAGTCTGTTTTTTGAACGGCGCCAGGTTTTGGTCTTTCCTTCTTTCGCTTCGGAAAGAGTCCTAAACGGTCGAAATTTCTGATCTTCGAGAAAAGAATTGGCACCGTCAAAATATCTACTGGTACCGACAGAAAGCCCCGAACTTTGTTTTTCTGGAGATATATACGTGACTCTTTTTTCTTCGTTTTCGCTGTCCCAACCATCAGAATATATGATTAGTTTTGGCCACATATCATCTTGTTCGGAAACTTCCTTGAAATTACCAGCTGCAATACCACGCATGAACTTAAGGTCTTCTTTGTTTTCTTTATATACTTTGTCAGAACTTTTTGTAGGTTTAGTGCTTACATTTAGCGAGCCATCAAATGTAAATCTCGAAACGTTTATTTGTCCCGGGGTTATAAGATAGCGATAGTCGCTGTCCATAACCAGGATTGCGTAGTTTTGAGCAACTAGCCAAACGTCGTCAATAGTACTGTACGGGCTTGATGGTGATGTAACCGCAAACACGTAGCCACCCGTGTGTTCAAACCCCCATGCATTCCCTATTTCTATAGTCGGACCGTCTTCGTATTTTTTGGCAGTCAAGATATCTAAATCAGACGTAATTTCTTTATAATCCTTTTGTGTTGCGTTCATCTCGTTATCAAAGGTATAGGTAACGCCTTTTACTTCCCATTTTTCAGATGATCGTACTTGATATGCTATCGCAACAAAAAGGTCATCACCGCTACCATAGAAATTACCAACGGCGAGATCGAAAGATGCTGTTTTGTGGTCATATCTATCTTGAAAGCTATATGAAGGCCTTTGTACCATGTCAAACGGTTGACGTCCCTTGCATATTGTCCCTTCAATGTCACCAGCGCATACAGTGAAGACATTCAGTTGGTTATAGCCAACATAGACGACTTCTTTGTTTCCATCGGAATCAAAGTCGCCTACAACGGGTCGGCCATAGTAAACCCGATCGTTACGGGTAGACTTTGTTTTGAAAGAGCCTTCAGTCATAGTTTCTAAAGAGCCTTCACTCGTACTAACTAATAACTCTACTGACGGTGTAATTTCTACAATTCCATCAGAAGGCTCATCGGGATCTTTTGCTTTGAAAAACCGAAATACGAGAGGGACTGCATCAGAATCTAAGGTGCTTTGCGCGGCTATGTCTAAGACTTGTTCAGTACCATCTGCAACAAAATCAGCTTTAACTAAGTTATGATCGTTTAGGAGTGAGGGGCGTATTGGTAAATTATCAATATCGTCTATAACGGTTTCACCTACAGTCTGTTCATCTAACGTCGCGACTGCTCGCCAATAAGATCTATTATTTTTAGGATCACGTATGGCACTAGGCTCTATGTATAGAATAGATTCCTTCTTGGAGTTAAAAAAGTAACCGGGGATCATATCTGGACTAAAGTTAAGCGGAATATTTGAGCTGCTAGGTGTGCCTGGTACGGTTTCCGAATAAATTGCTTGGCCTTCAGATGGATTATAGTTGTTCATTAATATAGCCCGTCCCATTGATACAGGGCCTTTATCCACTACAGCGGTTTTATTCACAAGCAAATCAAGTTTAGGTGAAAACCGGTGATGTCTCTCGAGAGGGTCTTTAATTGGTTCAGAGTGGATCGATCCTATTATTGATAGCGTTGCGACCAATGATATGGAGCACAATTTGAATATTTTCTTCATATTAGTTCCTTTAGTATCAAGATAGCTATACAAAGCTACTTTTGTTCGGTATTAGAACAAAGAAGCACAAATCCTTAGTTTGATAACAAGCTTTACCTTTTTATATTTTTTATGCGATGAACTTACATACATAACTTATTAATAACAACAGTGCTTATGGAATAGTGCTTTCTATAAATGGAATAAATAACTGAACCGAAATCACTTTTTTTCATAATAATGTTTTTTGTTGTTGAAAGTCTTTAATCTATTTTTTAGGATAAAAACCAAGCTAAATCGAATGTGGGAATATACCATTTTCTGGATGTTAGATTTGTTTTTAGGTGACTTGTTTTTAATCTATTTTAAATAAGTTACTTAATGCTTTTACTTTCTTAATGCAGTTCTTGTTTTGTTTTTATTAAATATTCAACATATTAAAATGTTATATATCAAATTTTATTTGATAATATTGTTAGAATTGTAATGGTGTATTAAAAGGATGTTTATAATGTTTTCAATGGATAGCCTAGAATATTTTGTTTCTGTTGTTCAGTGTGGCAGTTTTACTGCAGCTGCTGAGCAACTAAGCTGTTCAACTTCTACTGTTTCCCGACATATACACCAATTAGAGAGTGATTTATTGTCTCCTGTATTTACCCGTCATACAAGGAAGGTTGTACTTACTGATCAAGGTCGTTTGGCGTATGAGAAAGCGCTTAGAATATGCGAGCAAGTTAAAGAGTTGAAAAATGATATAGCACTTAAAAGTCATGATGTTACTGGTTTGGTACGAGTAAATGGACCGAATTGGATTATGGAAAATTACCTAGTGCCAATCCTACCAAAACTGCATGAGAAATGGCCATGTTTACAGTTGGCTCTAAGTTACGAAGAAGGTGCTATTGATCCTTATATCTCAACACATGATGTCTATCTATGTGAAGCCGAACCTATGGATTCATCGTTAGTTGTGAGGTCAATAGCGTCGCCAGAGTTCTGGGCTTGTGCTTCTCCAAAATATCTTAGCAAAAAACCAGTACTTGAAACTCCTGATGATCTGAAAAAGCATTCCTTATTAAGCATTTCTCGATTCGGTCAGGTTGCTTATTGGGTTTTCAATTATGCTGCAAGCAACGAAGTCGTTT
This genomic stretch from Vibrio marisflavi CECT 7928 harbors:
- a CDS encoding CobW family GTP-binding protein, which codes for MSNRVPTTIVTGFLGSGKTTAILNMLKQKPENENWAVLVNEFGEIGIDGALMSEQGALIKEVPGGCMCCTAGVPMSVGINALLRTKPDRLLIEPTGLGHPKQVMAVLTSEQYQPYVDLKATIALVDPRNFSNEKYTSNQNFNDQLEVSEVIIGNKVDQCSSQDIDAFNDWVTNQNPAKVFHKLVKFGDIPLEVFDIERVHVDMQSKSNAHFSEHAESEPQFELSPNQSYARKENKGQKYFSCGWLIGAEYKFDFDQLMSMLNAISAERIKAVLNTNQGCYAFNLVNGVLSVNEMSLENFESRIEVIDSQLLPWDELEAVLLKLCGISS
- a CDS encoding DUF411 domain-containing protein; the encoded protein is MKWTIKLITTIFALSSFSLLANPLVELYKSPTCGCCTEWAEIMQQKGYTVDIQPTQHWQQVKQQFGMPTKLMSCHTAVIEGYMIEGHVPESDIARLLSEKPTNIVGLAAPGMPQHSPGMAAPGQDYKGFAVIAFDREGNTSIYSQY
- the ylqF gene encoding ribosome biogenesis GTPase YlqF, which encodes MVNNTIQWFPGHMHKARKEIEEVIPQVDVIIEVLDARIPFSSENPLISHLRNDKPCVKVLNKRDLADPEITKLWIEHLEQEKGVKAIAITTNNPNEVQQITELCRKLAPHREEIGKNIRTMIMGIPNVGKSTIINVLAGRTIAVTGNQPAVTRRQQRINLQNGIVLSDTPGILWPKVENPHSGFRLAATGAVKDTAMEYDEVAFYTVEYLAKQYPEKLSERYQLEELPDSDVELMEAIGAKRGALRAGGRVDLHKASEILLHELRSGTLGQLTLELPDMITKELVEVELEAARKAEEKAKKKEERRKRYLKNKR
- a CDS encoding DUF2750 domain-containing protein codes for the protein MTANTALDKLPKDPTERMNQLFKTVALEQTIWLLVDEHGSVLLTADEDDCVPVWPTKEHAEQWATDEWEGFKAEPISVAKWKSRWTLGLEEDELSVIVFPDQQGEGIVLYPDEFEFELQKRESKRR
- a CDS encoding LysR family transcriptional regulator gives rise to the protein MFSMDSLEYFVSVVQCGSFTAAAEQLSCSTSTVSRHIHQLESDLLSPVFTRHTRKVVLTDQGRLAYEKALRICEQVKELKNDIALKSHDVTGLVRVNGPNWIMENYLVPILPKLHEKWPCLQLALSYEEGAIDPYISTHDVYLCEAEPMDSSLVVRSIASPEFWACASPKYLSKKPVLETPDDLKKHSLLSISRFGQVAYWVFNYAASNEVVSIDTSKSWLTFTNYTMGRTACLNDGGITLMPRSMVERDVLEGKLCRVLSQYKIDTIKEKKKIHLVYTNQSYKYPKVKAVIDNMIDCCF